One Tenebrio molitor chromosome 2, icTenMoli1.1, whole genome shotgun sequence genomic region harbors:
- the LOC138124934 gene encoding uncharacterized protein, which produces MRRYITDYLKTCLECQRYKQSNVKPADRNETKKAWAEVCSALTDGFEKWSDNKKKFVRITQAIQYLGKDVRDAFMKSCKKQKAVKHSGAEAIKIKKYVYNDQPQFLKKVVGDRSTRDSLSNTEAPRDGTDEAHPETTKTSTEGSKTDASTLKPPPQQPRPRRRRNPDPVELKLLKVLEEGNTPNRHLSFFQGITPSLQTLDEDEIVQFQIGVLQLISNVKRQKRTSTIVSQPSTCPGHNFHPPTSTRFPQRINHNR; this is translated from the exons ATGAGAAGATACATCACAGACTATCTCAAGACTTGCCTAGAGTGCCAACGATATAAGCAGAGTAACGTGAAGCCTGCCG ACAGGAATGAAACCAAGAAGGCTTGGGCAGAAGTGTGTTCAGCCCTCACAGACGGTTTTGAGAAATGGagcgataataaaaaaaaattcgttcG AATAACACAAGCCATACAATATCTAG GTAAGGATGTTCGAGACGCCTTCATGAAATCATGCAAAAAACAGAAGGCAGTAAAGCATTCTGGTGCGGAGgctatcaaaattaaaaaatacgttTATAATGACCAACCACAATTCTTGAAAAAAGTAGTTGGTGACCGCTCAACAAGAGACAGCCTGTCTAATACGGAAGCGCCACGGGACGGTACAGATGAAGCACACCCTGAAACCACCAAAACGTCTACAGAAGGTAGTAAGACAGATGCCTCTACTCTTAAACCACCGCCGCAACAACCAAGACCACGAAGACGCCGTAATCCAGACCCAGTGGAACTAAAACTGTTAAAAGTACTGGAAGAAGGGAATACGCCAAATCGACATCTATCATTCTTTCAGGGAATAACTCCATCTCTGCAGACATTGGATGAGGATGAAATTGTCCAATTTCAAATAGGAGTATTGCAACTCATATCTAATGTTAAAAGGCAAAAACGCACGTCGACTATAGTTTCTCAGCCTTCTACGTGTCCAGGGCACAATTTCCATCCCCCTACCAGCACCAGATTCCCTCAGCGTATCAACCACAACCGGTGA